In one window of Kosmotoga pacifica DNA:
- a CDS encoding sugar kinase has product MKKVIGMGEIMIQMNPVEKGALKYQTLFERHVAGSEANIIIQMQKLGIQTSFITSVGEDQFGEVVISTLRSEGTDTSGVKVDPEHPTGVYFVQRSYPIPKKTKVFYYRKGSAASFLSQEDIDESIFEDVDLFLVSGITPALSEKCRNAALKALEICERKRIKVAFDTNIRVNLLQNRQKALDTLLPFIQRAQILFTGIGDLYFLFESDLASSIENIKKIAERAELLVIKKGEEGAMCLDLNSGKSFEHSSYPVEVIDELGAGDAFDGAFLAAYLENYSVKECLKFACAAGAITVSLKGDIEPLPSWRDLELFIEIFDKKEEKLLR; this is encoded by the coding sequence ATGAAAAAAGTTATTGGTATGGGCGAGATAATGATTCAAATGAATCCCGTGGAAAAGGGTGCGTTGAAATACCAGACATTATTCGAAAGACATGTTGCGGGCTCCGAAGCAAATATCATTATACAGATGCAAAAACTTGGCATTCAGACTTCTTTCATTACCTCTGTTGGAGAAGATCAGTTCGGTGAAGTTGTAATTTCTACATTGAGGTCGGAAGGAACAGATACCAGCGGAGTAAAAGTAGATCCTGAACATCCTACAGGTGTTTATTTTGTTCAAAGGAGTTATCCCATTCCAAAAAAAACGAAGGTTTTTTATTACAGGAAAGGGTCAGCTGCAAGCTTTTTATCTCAAGAAGATATAGATGAAAGCATTTTTGAAGATGTAGATCTCTTTTTGGTTAGCGGAATAACCCCTGCACTGAGTGAAAAGTGCAGGAACGCCGCTTTGAAAGCTCTGGAGATTTGTGAAAGAAAGAGAATAAAAGTCGCCTTTGATACCAACATACGGGTAAACCTTCTCCAAAATCGCCAGAAAGCTCTGGACACCCTATTACCTTTTATCCAAAGAGCGCAGATTCTCTTCACGGGAATTGGCGATCTTTATTTTCTCTTCGAAAGCGATTTAGCCAGCAGTATTGAGAATATAAAAAAGATCGCTGAGAGAGCTGAACTGCTTGTGATCAAAAAGGGTGAAGAAGGGGCCATGTGTCTTGACTTAAATTCTGGAAAGAGTTTTGAGCACTCATCATATCCAGTGGAAGTTATAGATGAGCTCGGTGCTGGAGATGCTTTTGATGGAGCATTTTTAGCAGCTTATCTGGAGAACTATTCGGTTAAGGAGTGTCTCAAATTTGCTTGTGCGGCTGGTGCCATAACGGTATCTCTAAAGGGAGATATAGAACCATTACCGTCTTGGAGAGATCTTGAGCTATTTATAGAGATCTTCGATAAGAAAGAAGAAAAACTCTTAAGGTAG
- a CDS encoding dihydrodipicolinate synthase family protein, translating into MTKNIRGIIPPVVTIFNADGKVDEAGYRNLVEFLTEKVHGLFVCGTYGAGPAMTLEERKRVTEIAIDQVKGRIPVIVHVGAACPEDTLDLALHAKNAGAVAVASVAPFYYKYKQADIIRFFNELISKVDIPVFLYNNPKTTGLEIEIETLKELKKLGLAGIKDSTFDLSYFYRVKTEVGLDDFVYVSGTEAFIIPTIPLGASAAICGLANAFPEIVVELYEAAINKEYEKAFELQERVNALRQVQHLTDSILGIHIMLKFRGINSGYPKKPLALPGNDVEERIKAALKNLDVKL; encoded by the coding sequence ATGACTAAGAACATAAGAGGGATTATACCACCTGTTGTCACAATTTTTAATGCTGATGGGAAAGTTGACGAAGCCGGGTACAGAAACCTTGTCGAATTCTTAACAGAGAAAGTTCATGGATTATTTGTGTGCGGTACATATGGAGCTGGACCGGCGATGACTCTTGAAGAGCGGAAGCGGGTAACGGAAATCGCAATCGATCAAGTCAAAGGAAGGATTCCTGTTATTGTACACGTGGGAGCAGCCTGTCCTGAAGATACGCTTGACTTGGCGTTGCATGCCAAAAACGCAGGAGCTGTTGCTGTGGCGTCGGTTGCGCCGTTTTACTATAAGTATAAGCAAGCCGATATTATAAGATTTTTCAATGAATTGATTTCCAAAGTAGATATTCCTGTTTTTTTGTATAACAATCCGAAGACCACAGGCCTTGAAATTGAAATTGAAACACTCAAAGAACTGAAGAAACTTGGCCTTGCCGGAATTAAAGACAGTACCTTTGATCTTTCATATTTTTACCGCGTAAAAACTGAGGTTGGACTGGATGATTTTGTCTATGTTTCGGGAACAGAAGCTTTTATTATACCAACAATTCCTCTTGGAGCTTCTGCGGCAATTTGCGGCCTTGCAAATGCTTTTCCTGAGATCGTCGTTGAGCTCTACGAAGCCGCAATCAATAAGGAATATGAAAAAGCTTTCGAACTTCAGGAAAGAGTAAATGCTCTCAGGCAGGTGCAACACCTTACAGATAGCATCCTTGGAATACATATAATGCTTAAGTTTAGAGGGATAAATTCTGGCTATCCCAAAAAGCCTTTAGCTTTGCCCGGTAATGATGTTGAGGAAAGAATAAAAGCAGCGCTCAAAAACCTTGATGTGAAATTGTGA
- a CDS encoding carbon-nitrogen hydrolase family protein, producing the protein MKCAVAVNKIHASKEENISFIRSLIEEAARNDAKLILFPETALTGLVNTDSPEKDLKLGESISGKYLEELSAMSKELGIWIALGVFEIEDGVLYDSAVLISPERKVALKHRRTDSGWHSPNAPADVYKEGNKHEMIETPFGKVAFLICGELFQDDALDAVKKLKPDLLLVPMARSAYKIDDVQYWWDTEEKWFYVERVAEVKANCLVANCLGDGDIEDSFGGAMAVDRNGRLIAELQLYKQGILYVDINSEI; encoded by the coding sequence ATGAAGTGCGCTGTTGCAGTCAACAAAATTCATGCAAGCAAAGAAGAGAATATTTCCTTTATCCGTAGCCTAATTGAAGAAGCCGCAAGAAATGATGCAAAATTAATTCTCTTTCCCGAAACTGCTCTTACCGGCCTTGTGAACACGGATTCCCCTGAAAAAGATCTTAAGCTGGGTGAAAGCATTTCTGGAAAGTATTTAGAAGAACTCTCGGCGATGTCAAAAGAACTGGGAATCTGGATAGCTCTGGGGGTTTTTGAAATCGAAGATGGGGTTTTGTACGATAGCGCAGTATTGATATCACCCGAAAGAAAAGTTGCATTGAAGCACCGCAGAACCGATTCGGGATGGCATTCACCCAATGCGCCTGCAGATGTTTATAAGGAAGGAAATAAACATGAGATGATCGAAACCCCATTTGGTAAAGTGGCTTTTCTGATATGCGGTGAGCTTTTCCAAGACGATGCACTTGATGCAGTGAAAAAACTTAAACCGGATCTTCTGCTTGTTCCCATGGCCAGAAGTGCTTACAAAATCGATGATGTGCAGTACTGGTGGGATACCGAGGAAAAATGGTTTTATGTGGAACGTGTTGCGGAAGTCAAGGCAAACTGCTTGGTCGCTAACTGTCTGGGTGATGGGGATATTGAAGACTCCTTCGGTGGGGCTATGGCGGTAGATAGAAACGGAAGATTGATTGCCGAATTGCAGCTCTACAAGCAAGGAATCCTTTATGTTGATATTAATTCTGAAATCTAA
- a CDS encoding MurR/RpiR family transcriptional regulator, whose product MQKFENPTFERIRKAYKDLSKSGKKLANFVLENPEKVIRMSITQLARAVDLKSESTVVRFYRSLGFSGYHDFKVSLAGDLAGKSIVHSYRDIYIDDSTESVKKKFLSSTIRAFHDNEKKLSDDLLEDAVKIISEAERVICIGYGASAAIAKYAAFRFSVMSKDVFFSEDSHLNAVVLSKLKPVDCVLAISYSGESKDVIIPLEHRKGAKVIAITGNKESSLGRISDVVFDVGVKEISMRTDALISRYIQMAIVDILFTVLAVRGGEKVLKELSDTRRCFSHLKF is encoded by the coding sequence ATGCAAAAATTTGAAAATCCAACCTTTGAAAGAATAAGAAAAGCCTATAAGGATCTCAGTAAATCAGGAAAAAAGTTGGCTAACTTTGTTCTGGAAAATCCAGAAAAGGTCATAAGGATGTCCATTACTCAGCTGGCAAGAGCTGTTGACCTTAAAAGTGAATCGACTGTTGTTAGATTTTACAGAAGTCTTGGATTCAGTGGTTACCATGATTTCAAAGTATCTTTAGCTGGCGATCTGGCCGGGAAGTCAATAGTACATTCTTACAGAGACATTTATATTGACGATTCGACTGAAAGTGTGAAAAAGAAATTTCTAAGCAGCACCATCAGGGCATTCCATGATAATGAGAAAAAACTGTCAGATGATCTGCTGGAAGATGCAGTGAAGATAATCTCCGAGGCAGAAAGAGTCATTTGCATTGGTTATGGAGCCTCAGCAGCTATTGCTAAGTATGCCGCATTTAGATTTTCCGTAATGAGCAAGGACGTTTTTTTCTCTGAGGATTCCCATCTTAATGCTGTAGTTTTGAGCAAATTGAAGCCGGTTGATTGTGTGCTGGCTATCTCTTATTCTGGGGAATCAAAAGATGTGATCATACCACTGGAGCATCGAAAGGGTGCCAAAGTGATCGCTATAACCGGGAATAAGGAATCTTCTTTAGGCAGGATATCAGATGTTGTATTCGATGTTGGTGTTAAAGAAATAAGCATGAGAACTGATGCATTGATTTCAAGGTATATTCAGATGGCTATAGTTGACATTCTCTTTACAGTGTTAGCTGTCAGAGGTGGAGAAAAGGTCTTAAAAGAACTATCCGATACCAGGAGATGTTTTTCTCATCTGAAATTTTAA
- a CDS encoding TIM-barrel domain-containing protein → MRKIQHLPFGIDDPYINAAYTAQRIPNDPTDGEDVIINFKTMPMEAGQRAWLEVVRNGMTHRIRAQYQYSEGKWALWKARIMSCAAFEKIKYRIAFGQGNDSVIFSEWYSFTVKRWVEDTCLGFNGRDLFVSRESKQIKIPRLIRSRFLTDGENIYDIELIFERKEGENFYGLGEHYDSLDLSAGSPYYVHVFDQYKVQQKRGYAPIPFVFSDMGFGLFLNTGFRTKVLLNKDTINIITETLGIPISPDNFSANLWIDTKPLEIISDIYKITSPQLPPIWAFGPWASANEWNSQNKVEQTLEKLKKFNLPTSVIVIEAWSDEQTFYIFNGAEYNPKKGSDSFCLKDFVFKFPWPDPKGMIDKLHTQGIKLVLWQIPVLKDIPNPNAQHKNDIKFAVDNGYVVSKNDQPYRIPEGRWFENSFVVDFFNKDARDWWKKKREYLINELGIDGFKTDGGEHLWGRNTYVYPNKSAAEARNMYPEKYFESAKEIVGKDGILFSRSGYINSPKFTLFWVGDEDSDFEAMKSNLIAGLNVSLSGNPFWGWDIAGFSGELPEPELYRRAVQLATFTPIFQFHSEAPGDPIPSAERSPWNVSEYWRAPEILNEYRELVSLRMCLVPYIHMEAKNSVLKGVPLTTPIQFKFLDSEISEESLAFMFGQAFLVIPVLEAGVKNMKVFLPKGRWVDFWTGKWYEGNATIDIDVSANRIPVFVKENAIIPLSLPESKNILEPHWDFNVNAVLCITDDILKIRNKILEFLHEFPEIKWFGIPKREDSKNKKILNIKWLDIEEVQGWDNE, encoded by the coding sequence ATGCGGAAGATCCAGCACTTACCATTTGGAATAGATGATCCATATATAAACGCAGCATACACTGCCCAAAGGATTCCCAACGACCCAACTGATGGAGAAGATGTAATTATAAACTTCAAGACCATGCCTATGGAAGCTGGCCAGCGAGCTTGGCTTGAAGTTGTTCGAAATGGCATGACTCATAGGATCAGGGCCCAATATCAGTATAGCGAAGGGAAATGGGCTTTGTGGAAAGCACGAATAATGTCATGTGCAGCATTCGAGAAAATTAAGTACAGAATCGCTTTTGGTCAGGGAAACGATTCGGTAATCTTCTCTGAATGGTATTCGTTCACTGTAAAAAGATGGGTAGAAGATACATGCCTTGGATTTAATGGAAGGGACCTGTTTGTCAGCCGTGAGAGCAAACAAATCAAGATACCCAGGCTCATAAGGTCAAGATTTCTAACCGATGGCGAAAACATCTATGACATTGAGCTTATCTTTGAAAGAAAAGAGGGCGAGAACTTCTATGGGCTTGGGGAACATTATGACTCACTGGATCTTAGTGCTGGATCTCCGTATTATGTTCATGTATTTGACCAATATAAAGTGCAGCAAAAAAGAGGATATGCGCCTATTCCATTTGTTTTCTCAGACATGGGATTTGGTCTGTTCTTAAATACCGGTTTCAGAACGAAGGTTCTATTGAATAAAGATACAATAAATATCATTACAGAAACTCTGGGGATACCAATAAGTCCTGACAATTTCAGCGCTAATTTATGGATTGATACGAAGCCTCTTGAGATTATTTCCGACATTTATAAAATCACATCCCCTCAGCTGCCACCGATTTGGGCGTTTGGTCCATGGGCTTCTGCGAACGAGTGGAACTCTCAAAATAAGGTAGAACAAACTCTCGAAAAGCTGAAAAAGTTCAACCTGCCAACAAGCGTGATTGTCATTGAAGCGTGGTCAGATGAACAGACATTTTATATTTTTAATGGAGCGGAATATAATCCGAAAAAAGGTAGCGATTCCTTTTGTCTTAAGGATTTTGTTTTTAAATTCCCATGGCCAGATCCAAAGGGAATGATTGATAAATTACATACGCAAGGAATTAAGTTAGTACTCTGGCAAATACCGGTTCTTAAAGATATTCCTAATCCTAATGCGCAACACAAGAACGATATCAAATTTGCTGTCGATAATGGGTATGTCGTTTCAAAGAATGATCAACCATATAGAATTCCTGAGGGAAGATGGTTTGAAAATAGCTTTGTTGTTGATTTCTTCAATAAAGATGCCAGAGACTGGTGGAAAAAGAAGAGAGAATACCTAATTAATGAGCTTGGAATAGACGGATTCAAAACTGACGGCGGTGAACATCTCTGGGGAAGAAATACCTATGTATATCCCAATAAGTCCGCTGCAGAAGCCAGGAATATGTATCCGGAAAAATACTTCGAATCCGCAAAGGAGATAGTGGGAAAGGATGGGATTCTTTTCAGTCGTTCCGGGTATATAAATTCCCCGAAATTCACTCTATTCTGGGTGGGGGATGAAGATTCGGATTTTGAAGCGATGAAATCTAATCTAATTGCGGGACTTAATGTATCCCTGTCCGGAAATCCTTTTTGGGGATGGGATATAGCAGGATTTAGTGGAGAACTTCCAGAACCGGAACTTTACAGAAGAGCGGTACAATTGGCTACGTTTACGCCAATTTTTCAGTTTCACTCAGAGGCACCTGGAGATCCTATACCAAGTGCTGAAAGATCTCCTTGGAATGTTTCCGAATATTGGAGAGCTCCAGAAATACTTAATGAGTATAGAGAACTTGTTTCTCTCAGGATGTGCCTTGTTCCATACATCCATATGGAAGCTAAGAATTCAGTGCTTAAAGGAGTTCCTTTGACGACACCGATTCAATTCAAATTCTTGGATTCGGAAATTTCTGAAGAGTCTCTTGCTTTTATGTTTGGACAGGCATTTCTTGTAATCCCTGTGCTCGAAGCAGGGGTTAAAAACATGAAGGTTTTTCTACCAAAAGGCAGATGGGTAGATTTCTGGACAGGTAAGTGGTACGAAGGGAATGCCACAATCGATATAGATGTTTCCGCCAATCGCATACCTGTCTTTGTGAAAGAAAATGCAATAATACCTTTGAGCCTTCCTGAATCTAAAAATATACTGGAACCGCATTGGGATTTCAACGTTAACGCTGTTTTGTGCATAACTGATGACATTCTCAAAATAAGGAACAAGATTCTGGAGTTTTTGCATGAATTTCCTGAAATAAAGTGGTTTGGAATACCTAAAAGAGAGGATTCAAAAAACAAGAAGATCTTGAATATAAAATGGCTGGATATTGAAGAAGTGCAGGGATGGGACAATGAATAA
- a CDS encoding glycoside hydrolase family 66 protein, translating to MKGRQVFSLMLVILLSCFGSAAVKLNFDKSFYTPGSDMRLSIEDLEKPLEYKLTVSKGTKVIFSEAGVTSGVIEIKAPEETGGYGVDLILGNDQTISRGFSVLNNWTESPRYGFLTDFFPERYDISKTMDYLAQFHINSLQYYDWMYDYGKLVYDEGEEYKDAWQRVRKISNTTLKELIKEGHKRNVASMAYVALYACNSELGKEHPEWLLYEKSGDNWKPVDFYKKILITNTLRDSEWTKFLLNECKKTIEFGFDGIHLDQYGYPKDYTSYMLKDGKYLPYKTSQGFLEFINLLKKETNRPVLFNYVNNWPNEIQDKAKTDAVYIEPWESCNTYEDIYKMIVEAKERSGGKPVILAAYIEGIKKNSILLADSVIAVSGDRRLEIGEIMRILSGPYFPGADAVDFKFLETLKSYYDFQVRYEDFLKGDFIEIPEGTLGEIFSTVPKKKKIWITLKESESGLMLNFVNLTSARSSLWRYKQRTPEELTNLEIILPKNMFPEDARFYFVTPDGQLVPQEIQVESLDDKIKLPLLYLKYWSAILVVPAT from the coding sequence ATGAAGGGCAGGCAAGTTTTCAGCCTGATGCTTGTCATATTACTCTCCTGTTTTGGAAGTGCTGCCGTGAAGTTGAATTTTGATAAATCCTTTTACACCCCGGGAAGTGATATGAGATTATCCATCGAAGATCTGGAGAAACCTCTAGAATACAAACTTACAGTTTCAAAAGGAACGAAGGTTATCTTCAGTGAAGCCGGTGTCACTAGTGGGGTCATTGAAATAAAGGCTCCGGAAGAGACTGGGGGATATGGTGTAGATCTGATACTGGGAAACGACCAAACAATCAGCAGAGGGTTTTCGGTGCTGAACAATTGGACGGAGTCTCCGAGATACGGCTTTCTGACTGATTTCTTTCCGGAACGCTATGATATTAGCAAAACGATGGATTATCTTGCTCAATTCCATATAAACAGCCTTCAATATTATGACTGGATGTATGACTACGGAAAACTTGTGTATGATGAGGGCGAGGAATATAAAGATGCCTGGCAAAGAGTGAGAAAAATATCCAATACCACACTGAAAGAGTTAATAAAAGAAGGGCACAAACGAAATGTTGCATCTATGGCATACGTTGCTCTCTATGCATGTAACAGTGAACTTGGAAAAGAGCATCCTGAATGGCTCCTGTATGAGAAGAGCGGAGATAACTGGAAACCGGTTGATTTCTACAAGAAGATATTGATCACAAATACACTGAGAGATTCTGAATGGACTAAGTTCCTGCTGAATGAGTGTAAAAAAACAATCGAATTTGGCTTTGACGGAATACACCTTGATCAATACGGCTATCCAAAAGACTATACGTCTTATATGCTTAAAGACGGGAAATACCTTCCGTATAAAACTTCTCAAGGATTTCTCGAATTCATCAACTTGCTTAAAAAAGAGACCAATAGACCTGTACTCTTCAATTATGTGAACAACTGGCCCAATGAAATACAGGACAAAGCAAAAACGGATGCTGTATATATTGAGCCATGGGAAAGTTGCAATACATATGAAGATATCTACAAGATGATTGTTGAGGCTAAAGAAAGAAGCGGAGGTAAACCCGTGATTTTGGCAGCCTACATCGAAGGCATAAAGAAAAACAGCATATTATTAGCCGATTCCGTCATCGCCGTAAGCGGAGACAGAAGACTCGAAATTGGAGAAATCATGCGAATACTCTCCGGACCATATTTTCCTGGTGCGGATGCTGTAGATTTTAAATTCCTTGAAACCTTGAAAAGTTACTATGACTTCCAGGTGAGGTACGAGGACTTCTTGAAAGGAGATTTCATCGAAATACCAGAAGGAACCCTCGGGGAAATTTTCTCGACCGTTCCGAAGAAGAAGAAAATCTGGATCACCCTGAAGGAATCAGAATCGGGATTGATGCTAAATTTCGTGAATCTTACCAGTGCACGCAGCTCATTGTGGCGTTACAAACAACGAACTCCTGAAGAGCTTACCAATCTTGAAATAATTCTTCCAAAAAACATGTTTCCAGAAGATGCCAGGTTCTATTTCGTCACTCCTGATGGTCAATTAGTCCCTCAAGAAATTCAGGTAGAATCTTTGGACGATAAGATAAAACTTCCCCTCCTTTACTTGAAATACTGGTCGGCAATACTGGTTGTACCTGCAACATAA
- a CDS encoding ABC transporter substrate-binding protein, with protein MRKVLLLALVMSLLVVALGATKISYMTFSAVPNHEETLKEIAKAFEAQNPGIRVDLIFVPWSDYFLKLSTMFAGGTPPDAFEINYENFVEYAADGLLMPLDGLNESYRFKAAEVFSEKAYNAFSYQGKQYGFPESFSTVVLFYNKELFDEKGVEYPSPDWSWIDEFNAAVKLTDKEKGIWGVYQPIQFWEYYKVIAQNGGAIFNSENEVTVNNIAGVNALKWLIDKPKYGIMPSEEEAAGLSSEDLFVMGKLAMVHTGIWLFNKFREEAPFEWDIEVEPGMSTKATHYFANAVVASAGTPHKEAVWKWLKFLTTDEYSVKIRIEKGWELPAVKDPDLISEFLKSDVAPRNKKAIFDSLEWAIVPPVVKGWSALADVVNKEIDAAKFGMKSPEEALNDLAVLLKSKISE; from the coding sequence ATGAGAAAAGTTCTTCTTTTGGCGCTTGTAATGTCATTATTGGTTGTAGCTCTTGGGGCGACAAAGATAAGTTACATGACATTCTCAGCTGTCCCAAATCATGAAGAAACTTTGAAAGAAATCGCCAAGGCTTTCGAGGCGCAGAATCCAGGAATACGGGTGGATCTGATATTTGTACCATGGAGCGACTATTTTTTGAAGTTGTCCACGATGTTTGCAGGAGGAACTCCACCTGATGCGTTCGAGATCAACTACGAGAATTTTGTGGAATATGCAGCAGATGGACTTCTAATGCCCCTGGACGGATTAAACGAAAGCTACCGGTTCAAAGCAGCTGAAGTGTTTTCCGAAAAGGCTTATAACGCTTTTTCTTACCAAGGTAAACAGTACGGATTCCCTGAAAGCTTTTCCACAGTGGTTCTTTTCTATAACAAGGAACTCTTCGACGAAAAGGGTGTAGAGTATCCTTCACCTGATTGGAGCTGGATTGATGAATTCAATGCTGCTGTGAAATTAACGGACAAAGAAAAGGGAATATGGGGAGTCTATCAGCCAATACAATTCTGGGAATATTACAAAGTTATCGCTCAGAATGGAGGAGCAATATTCAACAGCGAAAATGAAGTCACAGTAAATAATATCGCTGGAGTAAACGCACTGAAATGGCTTATAGACAAACCAAAATACGGAATCATGCCGTCGGAAGAAGAAGCTGCCGGCCTGAGTTCAGAGGATCTTTTTGTCATGGGAAAGCTCGCAATGGTCCATACGGGAATATGGTTGTTCAACAAATTTAGAGAAGAGGCACCATTTGAATGGGATATAGAAGTTGAACCCGGAATGTCCACAAAGGCGACTCATTATTTCGCGAATGCAGTTGTTGCTTCTGCGGGCACTCCACACAAAGAAGCAGTGTGGAAATGGTTAAAATTCCTTACCACTGATGAATACAGCGTAAAAATAAGAATTGAAAAAGGTTGGGAATTGCCAGCAGTCAAGGATCCTGATCTCATAAGTGAGTTCCTCAAGAGTGATGTCGCACCGAGAAACAAAAAAGCCATTTTTGATTCTCTTGAATGGGCTATCGTACCACCTGTCGTTAAAGGTTGGAGTGCCCTTGCAGATGTTGTGAATAAAGAAATCGATGCAGCAAAATTCGGGATGAAAAGTCCTGAAGAAGCTTTAAATGACTTAGCAGTGTTGTTAAAGAGCAAGATATCTGAATAA
- a CDS encoding carbohydrate ABC transporter permease: MKAKKIVLYVLLFAFAITTLLPLVWTISTSLKTRYATLKYPPEFLPDEVSFSNYTTIFNKYPFGRFLFNSFLVTFSTVFLQVVVAAMAAYAFARFDFKCKELLFMFYIATLMFPFQVKAIPLYLIVRSFGWINTYQGLILPKVFSAFGVFLLRQSILSTPKDYDESAAMDGANHITIFLKIILPLNKGALATLTIFAFMDSWNDYLWPLIVTTTQEMMTIPLGLASLQGRWTTQWNLVSAGTVVSIIPILIVYIVAQKWFIEGISATGLKG; this comes from the coding sequence ATGAAAGCAAAAAAGATTGTTCTGTATGTTTTGCTATTTGCTTTTGCAATAACCACATTACTCCCTTTAGTATGGACAATATCTACATCACTAAAGACCAGATATGCCACGCTTAAATATCCTCCCGAATTTCTACCAGATGAGGTATCTTTTTCAAACTACACAACGATTTTTAACAAATATCCCTTTGGGAGATTTCTGTTTAACAGTTTTCTGGTTACCTTTTCAACTGTATTTCTCCAGGTTGTTGTTGCAGCCATGGCGGCTTATGCTTTTGCGAGATTTGACTTTAAATGTAAAGAATTACTGTTTATGTTCTATATAGCCACGTTGATGTTTCCTTTTCAGGTTAAAGCTATTCCCTTATACCTTATAGTTAGAAGTTTTGGTTGGATCAACACATATCAAGGTTTAATTCTCCCCAAGGTTTTTAGTGCTTTTGGGGTTTTTCTGCTTCGACAGTCTATTCTATCCACTCCAAAAGATTATGATGAATCAGCAGCGATGGATGGCGCAAATCACATCACGATTTTTTTGAAGATTATTCTTCCACTTAATAAAGGGGCATTAGCGACATTGACTATTTTTGCATTTATGGATTCCTGGAATGATTATCTCTGGCCACTGATTGTGACTACTACTCAAGAAATGATGACAATCCCACTTGGGTTAGCGAGCTTGCAAGGAAGATGGACAACACAGTGGAATTTAGTCAGTGCCGGTACTGTTGTAAGCATTATTCCCATTTTGATTGTTTATATCGTTGCTCAGAAGTGGTTTATTGAGGGCATTTCAGCAACAGGATTAAAGGGTTAA
- a CDS encoding glycoside hydrolase family 15 protein: MNKLNRSIKIIEKHQSPQGAYIASPNFSQYGYCWFRDGSFIAAAMARAGKTESAEKFFRWGFQVIAGQKPRIEKILHIKNELITHGDLLPTRYNLDGTLTLDDWPNGQSDGYGTFLWALGKYAQSEFIKENLELIELVVRYLEKVWKIPCYDVWEENSEGIHTSTLFSIAAGLQAAGRILQRETGWVEIVNFIEKKLVKDGRLRKSTLSDDVDASLIWGAVPFELFPLDYPLISNTVTVIEERLYFNGGLKRYSTDTYYGGGSWILLASNLGQYYAKTGKREKAEIIKKWVESHFDAEGLPEQVPEFLIDERKYPEWVNLWGEIAKPLLWSHANYLELLFDLEGKA, from the coding sequence ATGAATAAGCTTAACAGATCAATCAAAATTATTGAGAAGCATCAGTCTCCACAAGGAGCTTACATCGCATCACCTAATTTTTCCCAATATGGATATTGCTGGTTCCGCGATGGTTCTTTCATTGCCGCCGCAATGGCCAGAGCGGGAAAAACAGAGTCAGCAGAAAAGTTTTTTCGATGGGGATTTCAGGTAATTGCAGGCCAAAAACCGAGAATTGAGAAAATACTCCATATCAAAAATGAATTGATCACCCATGGTGATTTACTTCCAACTCGCTATAATCTCGATGGAACGTTGACGTTAGACGATTGGCCAAACGGACAAAGTGATGGATATGGCACATTTCTCTGGGCACTTGGGAAATACGCACAAAGTGAATTCATTAAAGAAAATCTAGAATTGATAGAGTTAGTCGTACGGTATCTCGAAAAAGTCTGGAAGATTCCTTGCTATGATGTTTGGGAAGAAAACTCTGAGGGAATACACACTTCTACCCTCTTTTCGATAGCTGCTGGCTTACAGGCAGCTGGAAGGATCCTTCAGCGAGAAACAGGATGGGTAGAGATCGTGAACTTCATTGAAAAAAAGCTCGTGAAGGATGGAAGGCTAAGAAAATCAACACTCAGCGATGATGTTGATGCGAGTCTCATCTGGGGAGCTGTACCATTTGAATTGTTTCCACTGGATTATCCCCTCATAAGCAATACGGTGACTGTTATTGAGGAGAGACTATATTTCAATGGCGGATTGAAACGTTATTCGACTGATACTTACTATGGTGGAGGCAGCTGGATTTTACTCGCGTCGAATCTTGGGCAATATTATGCTAAGACAGGTAAAAGGGAAAAAGCGGAAATTATAAAAAAGTGGGTGGAATCTCACTTCGATGCTGAAGGGTTACCCGAGCAAGTGCCAGAATTTCTCATAGACGAAAGGAAATACCCTGAATGGGTGAATCTGTGGGGAGAAATCGCTAAACCATTGTTGTGGTCGCATGCTAACTATCTGGAATTGTTATTTGACCTGGAGGGCAAAGCATGA